From Zingiber officinale cultivar Zhangliang chromosome 5B, Zo_v1.1, whole genome shotgun sequence, the proteins below share one genomic window:
- the LOC121986806 gene encoding uncharacterized protein LOC121986806 — protein sequence MAWSAENATKAFLRTLKLGKNKVAAPDVAEFVSALAAGGGARLLVDVPAGPAGPTTLALLTAAQQTGGRAACIVRGPEELRASIEFLGPELTAPVNLVVGDAARLLPAGADFVLVDCRLENHARVFGAAQAGAAEAGGGLVVVRNAALCDLPAVEGSGGGLRVDLLPIGGGLRVCRVLTAARRIQWVVRVDECTGEEHVFRITSPRKKWIEAS from the exons atggcTTGGTCTGCAGAGAACGCCACTAAAGCCTTTCTTCGAACCCTCAAATTG GGGAAGAACAAGGTAGCGGCGCCCGACGTGGCGGAATTCGTGTCGGCGTTGGCCGCCGGTGGCGGCGCCCGTCTGCTGGTCGACGTGCCTGCGGGCCCGGCCGGGCCCACGACGCTCGCGCTGCTCACGGCGGCCCAGCAGACAGGCGGCCGTGCGGCCTGCATCGTCCGTGGGCCCGAGGAGCTACGGGCCTCGATTGAGTTCCTCGGCCCAGAACTTACCGCCCCAGTCAACCTCGTCGTCGGCGACGCCGCCCGCCTCCTCCCCGCAGGCGCAGACTTTGTGCTCGTAGACTGCCGCCTCGAGAACCACGCGCGCGTCTTCGGGGCGGCGCAGGCGGGCGCAGCCGAGGCCGGCGGCGGCCTCGTGGTGGTCCGCAACGCCGCACTATGCGACCTGCCCGCCGTCGAGGGCAGCGGCGGGGGGCTGAGAGTGGATCTGCTGCCGATAGGCGGCGGGCTGAGGGTGTGCAGGGTGCTGACGGCGGCGAGGCGGATCCAGTGGGTGGTGCGGGTGGACGAGTGCACCGGCGAGGAGCACGTGTTCAGGATCACGTCGCCTCGGAAGAAATGGATCGAAGCTTCTTAA